In one window of Nodosilinea sp. PGN35 DNA:
- a CDS encoding hemerythrin domain-containing protein, with product MPATLTDQKRTAIAEKLADIKAIQSLIIDNEQQFLSQCSDAHLRNRLEDMLEDDHKNLDIVETAITQYGVQADPKPTVQELVSKAKDTLSSSELSLYEKMAQHELLKHGQVVSGLVVHKAAQVVGKDVEAALAPLNTVNFENRAHQEQLKGMLEYLGTLELTGQEPQQGLWSRVQDAIAAATGIVGSATTQASDDSSADVMDLIFMDHQKAKTLMSEIRSADSADQIKVLFGQLYKDLLVHAKAEEAVVYPAVQSFYGNDDTQELYAEQAEMETLLNEMKAMPSTGDQFMAKLKQLKSMVGDHTRQEESTMFTAMRKNLSSEERQRLGAQFKQSKQELQSQM from the coding sequence ATGCCTGCTACATTGACCGACCAAAAACGGACGGCGATCGCCGAAAAGCTGGCCGATATCAAGGCCATTCAAAGCCTAATTATCGACAATGAGCAGCAGTTCCTCAGCCAGTGCAGCGATGCCCACCTGCGCAATCGCCTGGAGGATATGCTCGAAGATGACCACAAAAACCTGGACATTGTTGAGACCGCCATCACCCAGTACGGGGTTCAGGCCGACCCCAAACCCACCGTTCAAGAACTGGTGAGCAAAGCCAAAGATACCCTCTCCAGCAGCGAGCTGAGCCTCTACGAAAAGATGGCCCAGCACGAACTGCTGAAGCACGGTCAGGTGGTGTCGGGGCTGGTGGTGCACAAAGCCGCCCAGGTGGTGGGCAAAGACGTAGAGGCCGCCCTGGCCCCGCTCAACACCGTCAACTTTGAGAACCGCGCCCACCAGGAGCAGCTCAAGGGCATGCTGGAGTACCTCGGCACCCTGGAGCTCACCGGGCAAGAGCCGCAGCAGGGGCTGTGGAGCCGGGTGCAGGATGCGATCGCCGCCGCCACCGGCATCGTCGGCAGCGCCACCACCCAGGCCTCCGACGACAGCTCCGCCGACGTGATGGATCTGATCTTTATGGATCACCAGAAGGCGAAGACGTTGATGAGCGAAATCAGAAGCGCCGACAGCGCCGACCAGATCAAAGTGCTGTTTGGGCAGCTGTACAAAGATCTGCTGGTGCACGCCAAGGCCGAAGAAGCGGTGGTCTACCCCGCCGTGCAGTCGTTCTACGGCAACGACGACACCCAGGAGCTCTACGCCGAGCAGGCGGAGATGGAAACCCTGCTCAACGAGATGAAAGCCATGCCTTCGACCGGCGACCAGTTTATGGCCAAGCTCAAGCAGCTGAAGTCGATGGTGGGCGATCACACCCGTCAGGAAGAGAGCACCATGTTTACCGCCATGCGCAAAAACCTCTCTAGCGAAGAGCGCCAGCGCCTGGGGGCGCAGTTTAAGCAGAGCAAGCAAGAGCTGCAAAGCCAAATGTAG
- a CDS encoding DUF421 domain-containing protein, which yields MICEFASSHHPLVHTLAIGSLSYLALIVLLRLSGKRTLSKWNAFDFVVTVALGSILATVLLSTDVPLAQGVVGLGLLIGWQFVLTWLSVRSRPFQQWIKGHPTLLLWQGELRKDALRRERITEGEVRAAVRSKGGADLEQVAAIVLETDGTFSVIMQTSSGRSASALADVQGL from the coding sequence ATGATTTGCGAATTTGCCTCCTCCCATCACCCCCTGGTTCACACGCTGGCGATCGGCAGTCTGTCGTACCTGGCCCTGATTGTCCTGCTGCGGCTGTCGGGCAAGCGCACGCTGTCGAAGTGGAACGCCTTTGACTTTGTGGTGACGGTGGCGCTGGGTTCGATTTTGGCCACGGTGCTGCTCTCGACCGACGTGCCCCTGGCCCAGGGAGTTGTAGGGCTGGGGTTACTGATCGGCTGGCAGTTTGTGTTGACCTGGCTGTCGGTGCGATCGCGCCCGTTTCAGCAGTGGATTAAAGGGCACCCCACCCTGCTGCTGTGGCAGGGAGAATTGCGAAAAGACGCCCTGCGCCGGGAGCGCATTACCGAAGGCGAAGTCCGCGCCGCCGTTCGCTCGAAGGGAGGTGCCGACCTAGAACAGGTGGCCGCCATTGTGTTGGAAACCGACGGCACCTTCAGCGTGATTATGCAGACGAGTAGCGGTCGTTCCGCCTCAGCTTTGGCCGATGTCCAGGGCCTCTGA
- a CDS encoding DUF3891 family protein, whose amino-acid sequence MIVNLQSDGWEIIYHRAHALLAAQIAGHWDFNKQVYRLYETIAAIAHHDHLEKEWEEDQLTDAGAPLDFTLEKESPLEKLRQHADEALYQGRWVAMLISMHLCFLNQAKAEEDPEMADFLKDQRQRQAQWQAELEVDPAEAEAAYTFMRWCDRLSLILSQRQVPVGGRKLEITNGPNGQTYSIYQLDSGDLAVTPWPFSCDKFTVKVDACYLSQLQFDSNDELRQALGEAPRKTISWVLSQPDDEKS is encoded by the coding sequence ATGATCGTCAATCTTCAGTCCGATGGTTGGGAAATTATTTACCATCGTGCCCACGCGCTTTTAGCCGCCCAAATTGCTGGCCACTGGGACTTCAACAAGCAGGTCTACCGCCTCTACGAAACGATCGCCGCCATTGCCCACCACGACCACCTCGAAAAAGAGTGGGAAGAAGACCAGCTCACCGACGCGGGGGCACCGCTGGATTTCACCCTGGAAAAAGAGTCCCCCCTGGAGAAACTGCGCCAGCACGCCGATGAGGCGCTTTACCAGGGGCGCTGGGTGGCGATGCTGATCTCGATGCACCTCTGCTTTTTAAACCAGGCCAAAGCCGAAGAAGACCCAGAGATGGCCGACTTTCTGAAAGACCAGCGCCAGCGCCAGGCCCAGTGGCAGGCCGAGCTAGAGGTTGACCCCGCCGAGGCCGAAGCGGCCTATACCTTTATGCGCTGGTGCGATCGCCTGTCCCTGATTTTGTCGCAGCGCCAGGTGCCCGTGGGGGGGCGCAAACTGGAGATCACCAACGGCCCCAACGGTCAAACCTACAGCATTTACCAGCTCGACTCCGGCGATTTAGCCGTTACCCCCTGGCCGTTTTCCTGCGACAAGTTTACGGTCAAGGTGGATGCCTGCTACCTGTCGCAGCTGCAATTTGACTCCAATGACGAGCTGCGCCAAGCCCTGGGGGAGGCTCCTCGCAAGACAATTTCTTGGGTTTTAAGCCAGCCCGACGACGAGAAATCCTAA
- a CDS encoding acyl-CoA dehydrogenase family protein, giving the protein MLRLTPWPGRRHRAHLLCRFTHRFWGGSPITAELLITSLAPQLSTAALLQSAVRFADTFAAQAAAIDQAGAFPAEEFGQLAKAGFLAAPLRPSLGGCGLGIDAATTHSLLRLLKHIGRGNLAVGRVYEGHVNALQLVQTFGTAEQVERYGREAREQHKLFGVWNAEDADGLKILPLGSGRYRLEGAKTFCSGGGYVERPFVNGQLPDGTWQMCIVPMEEVQTQCDRSWWQPMGMRATASYKIDFSGVELGAEALIGQPGDYLRQPWLTAGVVRFASVQLGGAEALFDLTRQYLQGEQRTEHPYQQERLGQMAIAMETGNLWLQGAAASLAAYDPQFAGEPGAESPHPERLLAYANMMRTAIEQICMEVMQLCQRSVGTRGLLPPHALERVLRDLTLYLRQPVYDAAIAGVGAHVLSQTSPADSLWHP; this is encoded by the coding sequence ATGCTTAGGCTTACCCCCTGGCCTGGCCGCCGCCACCGGGCGCACCTGCTTTGCCGCTTCACCCACCGCTTTTGGGGAGGTAGTCCTATTACCGCTGAACTTTTAATTACGTCCCTTGCGCCCCAGCTTTCTACTGCTGCCCTGCTTCAGTCTGCGGTGCGGTTCGCCGATACCTTTGCCGCTCAGGCGGCGGCAATCGACCAGGCGGGGGCATTTCCGGCAGAGGAGTTTGGGCAGCTAGCTAAAGCGGGCTTTTTGGCGGCTCCCCTGCGTCCCAGTCTGGGGGGCTGCGGCCTGGGCATTGATGCGGCGACGACCCATTCTCTGCTGCGGCTGCTAAAGCACATTGGCCGGGGCAATCTGGCCGTCGGGCGGGTGTACGAGGGCCATGTCAACGCCCTCCAGCTGGTGCAGACCTTTGGCACGGCGGAGCAGGTTGAGCGCTACGGGCGCGAGGCCCGCGAGCAGCACAAGCTGTTTGGGGTTTGGAATGCCGAAGACGCCGACGGCCTGAAAATTTTGCCCCTGGGCTCGGGCCGCTACCGCCTGGAGGGAGCCAAAACCTTTTGCTCGGGCGGGGGCTATGTGGAGCGTCCCTTTGTCAATGGCCAGCTGCCCGACGGCACCTGGCAGATGTGCATTGTGCCCATGGAGGAGGTGCAGACCCAGTGCGATCGCAGCTGGTGGCAGCCCATGGGTATGCGGGCCACCGCCAGCTACAAAATCGACTTTAGCGGCGTAGAGCTGGGGGCCGAGGCGCTGATAGGTCAGCCCGGCGACTACCTGCGGCAGCCCTGGCTGACCGCCGGGGTAGTGCGCTTTGCCTCGGTGCAGCTGGGCGGGGCCGAGGCGCTGTTTGACCTCACCCGCCAGTACCTGCAAGGGGAGCAGCGCACCGAGCACCCCTACCAGCAGGAGCGTCTGGGGCAGATGGCGATCGCCATGGAAACCGGCAACCTCTGGCTGCAAGGGGCGGCGGCAAGTTTGGCCGCCTACGATCCGCAGTTTGCTGGTGAGCCGGGGGCCGAGTCGCCCCACCCCGAACGGCTGCTGGCCTACGCCAATATGATGCGCACGGCGATCGAGCAGATCTGCATGGAGGTGATGCAGCTGTGCCAGCGCTCCGTGGGGACGCGGGGGCTGCTGCCGCCCCACGCCCTGGAGCGGGTGCTGCGCGATCTGACCCTGTATCTGCGGCAGCCCGTCTACGATGCCGCCATCGCCGGGGTCGGAGCCCACGTCCTGTCCCAGACTTCCCCGGCAGACAGCCTATGGCACCCGTAA
- a CDS encoding PIG-L deacetylase family protein: MAPVRQLPGETSPLAAAARLPLRALDDLPLAPVLVVAPHPDDETLGCGGAIAQLRAQGYPVQVLVISDGARSHPRSQRYPAPRLQELRASETLAALTLLQVEADCVTFLGLPDGAVPAPDPAWFQAPAQASPVAQAAVEQCRAYLRRVLPQTIFLPYQHDPHRDHRASWGLMQAALAELPVPPRQIEYPIWDWDPHQRQPLGAGYRAWRLNIAPQVALKRQAIHCYRSQTTDLIDDDPTGFRLSPELIANFLNPWEIYFEYRP, translated from the coding sequence ATGGCACCCGTAAGGCAGCTGCCTGGCGAAACTTCTCCCCTGGCGGCGGCGGCAAGGCTGCCGCTGCGCGCCCTAGACGACCTGCCCCTGGCCCCGGTGCTGGTGGTAGCCCCCCACCCCGACGACGAGACCCTGGGCTGCGGGGGTGCCATTGCCCAGCTGCGCGCCCAGGGCTACCCGGTGCAGGTGTTAGTCATCAGTGACGGTGCGCGATCGCACCCGCGATCGCAGCGGTACCCCGCCCCCCGGCTGCAAGAGCTGCGCGCCTCAGAAACCCTGGCGGCCCTGACCCTGCTTCAGGTCGAGGCCGATTGCGTCACCTTTTTGGGCCTGCCCGATGGGGCCGTTCCCGCTCCAGACCCGGCGTGGTTCCAGGCTCCAGCCCAGGCGTCACCGGTAGCCCAGGCCGCTGTCGAGCAGTGCCGCGCCTACCTCAGACGGGTGCTGCCCCAAACCATTTTTTTGCCCTACCAGCACGACCCCCACCGCGACCACCGGGCCAGCTGGGGGCTGATGCAGGCGGCTTTGGCCGAGCTGCCGGTGCCCCCCCGCCAGATTGAATACCCCATCTGGGACTGGGATCCGCACCAGCGCCAGCCGCTGGGGGCGGGCTACCGGGCCTGGCGGCTCAACATTGCCCCCCAGGTGGCCCTCAAGCGCCAGGCGATCCACTGCTACCGCTCCCAAACCACCGATCTGATTGACGATGACCCCACTGGCTTTCGGCTCTCACCGGAGCTGATCGCCAACTTTCTCAACCCCTGGGAAATTTATTTTGAGTACCGCCCATGA